One window of the Conexibacter sp. SYSU D00693 genome contains the following:
- the mraZ gene encoding division/cell wall cluster transcriptional repressor MraZ — MAFDGTADYSLDAKNRLTVPARFRELLQDGVVLAKATEPCVAIWPKAGYDSYRRAALEGVHPMSQNATKLKRFFAANSQPTDLDSAGRVGVPQFLMDHANLGKEVTVIGADDHLEVWDRKAWTDYNESLTADVLAISQSFDGVDA, encoded by the coding sequence ATGGCCTTCGACGGCACCGCCGACTACTCCCTCGACGCCAAGAACCGCCTGACCGTGCCCGCCCGCTTCCGCGAGCTCCTCCAGGACGGCGTCGTGCTCGCCAAGGCCACCGAGCCCTGCGTCGCGATCTGGCCGAAGGCCGGCTACGACAGCTACCGGCGCGCCGCCCTCGAGGGGGTCCACCCGATGAGCCAGAACGCCACCAAGCTCAAGCGCTTCTTCGCCGCCAACTCGCAGCCCACCGACCTCGACTCGGCCGGGCGCGTCGGCGTGCCGCAGTTCCTGATGGACCACGCCAACCTCGGCAAGGAGGTCACGGTGATCGGCGCGGACGACCACCTCGAGGTCTGGGACCGCAAGGCCTGGACCGACTACAACGAGAGCCTGACCGCGGACGTCCTCGCGATCAGCCAGAGCTTCGACGGGGTGGACGCATGA
- a CDS encoding quinolinate phosphoribosyl transferase: MAPGPQRRRLDPAVFNLPVGRLREGWFSDAYFTTTKDLLEAEGHHPRVLMQVFQKQRSLLGGIDEALAILKLGSGRQDADGTWRPGWDELEVHALFEGDEIAPHEAVLTIEGDYALFAHLETVYLGCLARRSLVMRNVRDVVAAAQGKPILFFPARHDHWLVQTGDGWAAHIAGAIGVSTDAQASWWGGRGIGTVPHALIAAYGGDTVAAARAFAGRYAREMNVTVLVDWENHSPRTAVAVADALGDQLWGVRLDTSESLVDESLRDLGDDAPRGVNVELARRVRAALDEAGHGHVKIVASGGFTVDKIRHFEEAGAPVDSYGVGSSLVRGANDFTADIVRVDGRPCAKVGRGERPNPRLQRVT, encoded by the coding sequence ATGGCCCCCGGTCCCCAGCGCCGCCGCCTCGACCCCGCGGTGTTCAACCTGCCGGTCGGCCGCCTGCGTGAAGGCTGGTTCTCCGACGCGTACTTCACGACGACGAAGGACCTCCTCGAGGCCGAGGGCCACCACCCGCGAGTCCTCATGCAGGTCTTCCAGAAGCAGCGCTCGCTGCTGGGCGGCATCGACGAGGCGCTGGCGATCCTGAAGCTCGGAAGCGGCCGGCAGGACGCCGACGGCACGTGGCGTCCCGGGTGGGACGAGCTCGAGGTCCACGCGCTGTTCGAGGGCGACGAGATCGCGCCCCACGAGGCGGTCCTCACGATCGAGGGCGACTACGCGCTGTTCGCCCACCTGGAGACGGTCTACCTCGGCTGCCTGGCCCGCCGCTCGCTCGTCATGCGCAACGTCCGCGACGTCGTCGCCGCGGCGCAGGGCAAGCCGATCCTGTTCTTCCCCGCCCGCCACGACCACTGGCTCGTGCAGACCGGCGACGGCTGGGCCGCGCACATCGCCGGCGCGATCGGCGTCTCGACCGACGCCCAGGCCTCGTGGTGGGGAGGACGCGGCATCGGGACGGTCCCGCACGCGCTCATCGCGGCCTACGGCGGCGACACCGTCGCGGCGGCCCGGGCGTTCGCCGGGCGCTACGCGCGCGAGATGAACGTCACGGTCCTCGTCGACTGGGAGAACCACTCGCCGCGCACGGCCGTCGCGGTCGCCGACGCGCTCGGCGACCAGCTCTGGGGCGTGCGGCTGGACACCAGCGAGTCGCTCGTCGACGAGTCGCTGCGGGACCTGGGCGACGATGCGCCCCGCGGCGTGAACGTCGAGCTGGCCCGCCGCGTGCGCGCCGCCCTCGACGAGGCGGGCCACGGCCACGTGAAGATCGTCGCGTCCGGCGGCTTCACCGTCGACAAGATCCGCCACTTCGAAGAGGCCGGCGCGCCCGTGGACTCCTACGGCGTCGGCTCGTCGCTCGTGCGCGGGGCCAACGACTTCACCGCCGACATCGTCCGCGTCGACGGCCGCCCCTGCGCGAAGGTCGGGCGCGGCGAGCGCCCGAACCCCCGCCTCCAGCGCGTCACCTGA
- a CDS encoding type II secretion system F family protein → MTVTPAVMLAVAAAWCAAAGVVELAEHLAAERAPAHRAASRRPLTALLLRLGRALGVPRAPADLRARLHAAGLEPRRAADVMATKGGAAAAGLLLGLALLPAAPGRTGLLVLVALPAGAFALPDLVLRRRTRRRAQRLALELPDVLDLLRVALDAGLPTTRALGEVGARRAGLLAAELGATAARIELGEPRAAAFERLALRAPLPEVAALVAVLLRADRHGAPPAAALEALAVDARAQRARRIRDDAARAAPKIQLVVALLLVPAVLLLVAASLVHSLL, encoded by the coding sequence ATGACCGTCACGCCCGCCGTCATGCTCGCCGTGGCCGCCGCGTGGTGCGCGGCGGCCGGGGTCGTCGAGCTCGCGGAGCACCTCGCCGCGGAGCGGGCGCCCGCGCACCGCGCGGCCTCCAGGCGCCCGCTCACCGCGCTGCTCCTGCGCCTCGGCCGCGCGCTCGGCGTCCCGCGGGCGCCCGCCGACCTCCGCGCCCGCCTGCACGCGGCGGGCCTCGAGCCCCGGCGGGCGGCCGACGTCATGGCGACGAAGGGCGGTGCCGCCGCCGCGGGCCTCCTGCTCGGCCTCGCGCTGCTGCCCGCCGCGCCGGGCCGGACCGGCCTGCTCGTCCTCGTCGCGCTGCCTGCCGGCGCCTTCGCGCTGCCCGACCTCGTCCTGCGCCGCCGCACCCGCCGGCGCGCGCAGCGGCTGGCGCTCGAGCTGCCCGACGTCCTCGACCTCCTGCGCGTCGCCCTCGACGCCGGCCTGCCCACGACCCGCGCGCTCGGCGAGGTCGGCGCCCGCCGCGCGGGCCTGCTCGCCGCCGAGCTCGGCGCGACCGCCGCCCGGATCGAGCTCGGCGAGCCGCGCGCCGCGGCCTTCGAGCGCCTCGCGCTGCGCGCGCCGCTGCCCGAGGTGGCCGCCCTCGTCGCGGTGCTGCTCCGTGCCGACCGCCACGGCGCGCCGCCCGCCGCCGCGCTCGAGGCGCTCGCGGTCGACGCGCGCGCCCAGCGCGCGCGGCGCATCCGCGACGACGCGGCCCGCGCGGCGCCGAAGATCCAGCTCGTCGTCGCCCTGCTGCTCGTGCCCGCGGTCCTGCTCCTCGTCGCCGCGTCGTTGGTGCACAGCCTCCTCTGA
- a CDS encoding type II secretion system F family protein: MTRSALLAFVAGACAVGGAWELLGALHEASASRVAGRLLAPLRLAGLAGREPTSAERRRLVLLGAGTALAGGWLLAGPVFGLLVAAAAPVAVSRLVAARRARWRRDLAEGAPAAARAMADALAGGHSLRGAVTSAGAHGGVPGAAGRELAAAGAALAVGARTEAVLDRLRDRARDPAWDAVVAAVLLQRATGGDLAALLRAIAARQEEGRRVEADARSLTAQARFTAHLVCGLPVVAAGLAELASPGYLTGLASSPITLALLLCSVALQAAALVAVSRMARVGEA; encoded by the coding sequence GTGACGCGGTCCGCGCTGCTGGCCTTCGTCGCCGGCGCCTGCGCGGTCGGCGGCGCGTGGGAGCTGCTGGGCGCCCTGCACGAGGCGAGCGCGAGCCGGGTCGCCGGACGGCTCCTCGCCCCGTTGCGCCTCGCCGGCCTGGCGGGCCGCGAGCCGACCAGCGCCGAACGCCGCCGGCTCGTCCTCCTCGGAGCCGGCACCGCCCTGGCCGGCGGCTGGCTGCTCGCGGGTCCGGTGTTCGGCCTCCTCGTCGCGGCCGCGGCGCCGGTCGCGGTCTCGCGCCTCGTCGCGGCCCGCCGCGCGCGGTGGCGGCGCGACCTCGCCGAGGGCGCGCCCGCCGCGGCCCGCGCGATGGCCGACGCGCTGGCCGGCGGCCACAGCCTGCGGGGAGCCGTCACGTCGGCGGGCGCCCACGGCGGCGTGCCCGGCGCGGCGGGCCGTGAGCTCGCCGCCGCGGGAGCCGCCCTCGCCGTGGGCGCACGGACCGAGGCGGTCCTCGACCGCCTGCGCGATCGCGCCCGCGACCCCGCGTGGGACGCCGTCGTCGCCGCGGTCCTGCTGCAGCGCGCGACGGGCGGCGACCTCGCCGCGCTGCTGCGCGCGATCGCCGCCCGCCAGGAGGAGGGGCGGCGCGTCGAGGCCGACGCACGGTCCCTGACGGCCCAGGCGCGCTTCACCGCCCACCTGGTGTGCGGCCTGCCGGTCGTCGCCGCGGGGCTGGCCGAGCTGGCCTCGCCCGGCTACCTCACCGGCCTCGCGAGCTCGCCCATCACCCTCGCGCTCCTGCTGTGCAGCGTCGCGCTGCAGGCCGCCGCGCTCGTCGCCGTCTCGCGCATGGCGCGGGTGGGGGAGGCATGA
- a CDS encoding CpaF family protein yields the protein MHPSDALDVLAAELRDRLLADAATAGPAPARSAAERIRALVDREAGVLDATTRDELVRRVGERSFGLGPLEPLLADPEVDEVLVNGPGPVWVERRGRLEPADAGFATEADLRHAIERVLAPLGRRVDEAEPLCDARLPDGSRVNVVLPPLAPDGPLLTIRRFRRRALGPDELVTSGSWTAPLRELLERAVRGRCSILVCGGTGSGKTTVLNALSSFVPADERIVTIEDTAELRLQQPHVVRLEARPANVEGRGAVGIRDLMKNALRMRPDRIVVGEVRGGEALDMLAAMSTGHDGSLSTVHAGSPEEAVRRLETLALMAGVGLPHEAIRQQVADAVDLVVHQSRLADGTRRVVAVSEVVRLAGGAATRPLYSLRDGRPVVRPPASLALAARLEGAA from the coding sequence GTGCACCCCTCCGACGCCCTGGACGTCCTCGCCGCCGAGCTGCGCGACCGGCTGCTGGCCGACGCGGCCACCGCGGGACCCGCGCCGGCGCGCAGCGCGGCCGAGCGGATCCGGGCGCTGGTCGACCGCGAGGCCGGCGTGCTCGACGCGACGACCCGCGACGAGCTCGTGCGGCGGGTGGGGGAGCGGTCCTTCGGGCTCGGGCCGCTCGAGCCGCTGCTCGCCGACCCCGAGGTCGACGAGGTGCTGGTCAACGGCCCGGGCCCCGTGTGGGTCGAGCGGCGCGGCCGGCTCGAGCCCGCGGACGCGGGCTTCGCGACCGAGGCCGACCTGCGCCACGCGATCGAGCGGGTCCTCGCGCCGCTGGGGCGCCGGGTGGACGAGGCCGAGCCGCTGTGCGACGCGCGCCTGCCCGACGGCTCCAGGGTCAACGTGGTCCTGCCGCCACTGGCGCCTGACGGCCCCCTGCTCACCATCCGCCGCTTCCGCCGCCGGGCGCTCGGGCCCGACGAGCTCGTGACGAGCGGCTCCTGGACCGCACCGCTGCGTGAGCTGCTCGAGCGCGCGGTCCGTGGGCGCTGCTCGATCCTCGTCTGCGGCGGCACCGGGTCGGGCAAGACCACGGTGCTCAACGCGCTCTCGTCGTTCGTCCCGGCCGACGAGCGGATCGTGACCATCGAGGACACCGCCGAGCTGCGCCTGCAGCAGCCCCACGTCGTCCGGCTCGAGGCGCGCCCGGCCAACGTCGAGGGCCGCGGGGCCGTCGGCATCCGCGACCTCATGAAGAACGCGCTGCGCATGCGCCCGGACCGGATCGTCGTGGGGGAGGTCCGCGGGGGTGAGGCGCTCGACATGCTCGCCGCGATGAGCACGGGCCATGACGGCTCGCTGTCCACGGTCCATGCGGGCTCGCCCGAGGAGGCGGTGCGCCGGCTCGAGACGCTGGCGCTCATGGCCGGCGTGGGCCTGCCGCACGAGGCGATCCGCCAGCAGGTCGCCGATGCCGTCGACCTCGTGGTCCACCAGTCGCGCCTGGCCGACGGGACGCGCCGCGTGGTCGCCGTCAGCGAGGTCGTGCGCCTGGCCGGTGGTGCCGCGACCCGCCCGCTCTACAGCCTGCGCGACGGTCGCCCGGTGGTCCGCCCGCCCGCGAGCCTTGCGCTCGCCGCCCGGCTCGAGGGCGCGGCGTGA
- a CDS encoding N-acetyltransferase: protein MPATTQDVPRLARDLHAAFMDDPVFCWVFREVHDRERWGRHVFSLTARRLVPHGLSHRLDGGGALWAAPGRWRETPWQALALAARTVRGVGWRAPLVVRHLLALEGRHPPGRHLYLSTLGVCPEHRGRGLGSALLEPGCARADAQGLPAYLESSNPRNLSLYRRLGFTTTGEHQLPDGPLVTLM, encoded by the coding sequence GTGCCTGCCACGACGCAGGACGTGCCGCGCCTCGCGCGCGACCTGCACGCCGCCTTCATGGACGACCCGGTCTTCTGCTGGGTCTTCCGCGAGGTGCACGATCGCGAGCGCTGGGGGCGCCACGTCTTCTCGCTCACCGCGAGGCGGCTCGTGCCGCACGGCCTGTCGCATCGCCTCGACGGCGGCGGCGCGCTGTGGGCGGCGCCGGGGCGCTGGCGCGAGACGCCGTGGCAGGCGCTCGCGCTCGCCGCGCGGACGGTGCGCGGCGTCGGGTGGCGCGCGCCGCTGGTCGTCCGCCACCTGCTCGCGCTCGAGGGCCGGCACCCGCCGGGCCGGCACCTCTACCTGTCGACGCTCGGCGTGTGCCCCGAGCACCGCGGCCGGGGCCTGGGCAGCGCCCTGCTCGAGCCGGGCTGCGCGCGCGCCGACGCGCAGGGGCTCCCGGCCTACCTCGAGAGCTCGAACCCGCGCAACCTCTCGCTCTACCGCCGCCTCGGCTTCACGACGACCGGCGAGCACCAGCTGCCCGACGGTCCGCTGGTGACGCTGATGTGA
- a CDS encoding FAD-dependent oxidoreductase: MKEHDVTECDKAGISRRDLLRDATVAGAAAALATPAAAGARGRKRATAKRTVAVLGGGMGGLAAAHELAERGFAVTVYERKALGGKARSIPTDLPATGGRAPLPGEHGFRFFPGFYHHVPDTMRRIPFPGNADGVRGNLVSAPTAVISLVGQEDLTVPFGITSETPTAITPEDLADTLVGALKVGAQVPPHELLLFVNRLMVFMTSCDARRLGQWEDVSWIDFIKADGRSQAYRKLLGAGLTRGLVAAKEEIASSRTIGNMAEAFVLNILGRGNDGDPDRVLNAPTNEAWIDPWVAHLRTLGVEFRMGWDVRSLKVADGAIEAAGAKDGQGRKRRIDADWFVCALPCERAVKLFNHKVLAVDPGLEAVNRLVVDWMNGIQFFLKRDAPLTKGHMAYMSSPWSLTSINQAQFWRRHDLPRDFGDGTVKDILSVDISDWDAKGIRFGKPAKECSRQEIAEEVWAQIKASVNDRRGGKLRDEDLHSWYLDPAIQWSASAGSNTNEEPLLINTVGSWKDRPTARTKVRNLVLAADYVRTDIDLATMESANEAGRAATNAILEASGSTADHARMFRLYDPPELAGAKAVDAQRYAAGLPNVLDL, translated from the coding sequence GTGAAGGAGCACGACGTGACCGAGTGCGACAAGGCCGGGATCTCCCGGCGCGACCTGCTGCGCGACGCGACGGTGGCGGGCGCCGCCGCGGCTCTGGCGACCCCCGCGGCGGCCGGCGCCCGAGGGCGCAAGCGCGCGACGGCCAAGCGCACCGTCGCCGTCCTCGGCGGGGGCATGGGCGGCCTCGCCGCGGCGCACGAGCTGGCCGAGCGCGGGTTCGCCGTGACCGTGTACGAGCGCAAGGCCCTGGGCGGCAAGGCGCGCAGCATCCCCACCGACCTCCCGGCCACCGGCGGCCGTGCGCCGCTGCCCGGCGAGCACGGCTTCCGCTTCTTCCCGGGCTTCTACCACCACGTCCCGGACACGATGCGGCGCATCCCGTTCCCGGGCAACGCCGACGGCGTGCGGGGCAACCTCGTGAGCGCCCCCACGGCCGTCATCTCGCTCGTGGGCCAGGAGGACCTGACGGTGCCGTTCGGCATCACGTCCGAGACGCCGACGGCGATCACGCCCGAGGACCTGGCGGACACGCTCGTCGGCGCGCTGAAGGTCGGCGCCCAGGTCCCGCCGCACGAGCTGCTGCTCTTCGTCAACCGGCTCATGGTCTTCATGACGAGCTGCGACGCGCGGCGCCTCGGCCAGTGGGAGGACGTCTCCTGGATCGACTTCATCAAGGCCGACGGCCGGTCTCAGGCCTACCGCAAGCTGCTCGGCGCGGGGCTCACGCGCGGGCTCGTCGCCGCCAAGGAGGAGATCGCCAGCAGCCGGACGATCGGCAACATGGCCGAGGCGTTCGTGCTGAACATCCTGGGCCGCGGCAACGACGGCGACCCGGACCGCGTGCTCAACGCCCCGACGAACGAGGCGTGGATCGACCCGTGGGTCGCGCACCTGCGCACGCTCGGCGTCGAGTTCCGCATGGGCTGGGACGTCCGGTCGCTCAAGGTCGCCGACGGCGCGATCGAGGCCGCCGGCGCCAAGGACGGCCAGGGCCGCAAGCGGCGCATCGACGCCGACTGGTTCGTGTGCGCGCTGCCGTGCGAGCGGGCCGTGAAGCTCTTCAACCACAAGGTGCTGGCCGTCGACCCGGGCCTCGAGGCCGTCAACCGCCTCGTCGTGGACTGGATGAACGGCATCCAGTTCTTCCTCAAGCGCGATGCGCCGCTGACCAAGGGCCACATGGCCTACATGAGCTCGCCGTGGTCGCTGACGTCGATCAACCAGGCGCAGTTCTGGCGGCGGCACGACCTCCCGCGCGACTTCGGGGACGGGACCGTGAAGGACATCCTGAGCGTCGACATCTCCGACTGGGACGCGAAGGGCATCCGCTTCGGCAAGCCGGCCAAGGAGTGCAGCCGGCAGGAGATCGCCGAGGAGGTCTGGGCGCAGATCAAGGCGTCGGTCAACGACCGCCGGGGCGGCAAGCTGCGCGACGAGGACCTGCACTCCTGGTACCTCGACCCGGCGATCCAGTGGTCGGCGTCGGCGGGCTCCAACACGAACGAGGAGCCGCTGCTCATCAACACCGTCGGCTCGTGGAAGGACCGCCCGACGGCCCGCACGAAGGTGCGCAACCTCGTCCTCGCCGCCGACTACGTGCGCACCGACATCGACCTGGCGACGATGGAGAGCGCCAACGAGGCCGGGCGGGCGGCGACGAACGCGATCCTCGAGGCCTCGGGATCCACCGCGGACCACGCCCGGATGTTCCGCCTCTACGACCCGCCGGAGCTGGCGGGGGCCAAGGCCGTCGACGCACAGCGCTACGCCGCGGGGCTGCCGAACGTGCTCGACCTCTGA
- a CDS encoding oxygenase MpaB family protein, with the protein MRERAVNLLYGQRALVIGALQPVAFIGTGQRSKAHATPWKRLVHTAEMFDAVFFGSKQEADRALAFTRRLHERVNGTIDVQAGPYGPSTPYDALDSQLMLWVTAPLYDSARVLHDTFVRPLDAEEDEALYQDFCTWGELFGMDRDVLPPTATEFRAWWPEQLTGDGVHLTEEARTVGLNIMLRMPSPRALRPAMRTAGFLVQGSLPPVVREHYRLRWSLADETAYRATARAARLGRPVTPRRLRRGSSAEAYALLRRSERQDLRKGRASFQGIGR; encoded by the coding sequence ATGCGCGAGCGCGCGGTGAACCTCCTGTACGGGCAGCGCGCCCTCGTCATCGGGGCGCTGCAGCCCGTCGCCTTCATCGGGACCGGCCAGCGCTCCAAGGCCCACGCCACGCCGTGGAAGCGCCTCGTCCACACCGCGGAGATGTTCGACGCCGTCTTCTTCGGCTCGAAGCAGGAGGCCGACCGCGCCCTGGCCTTCACGCGGCGCCTGCACGAGCGCGTCAACGGGACGATCGACGTGCAGGCCGGGCCCTACGGGCCGAGCACCCCCTACGACGCGCTGGACTCCCAGCTCATGCTGTGGGTCACCGCGCCGCTCTACGACTCGGCCCGCGTCCTGCACGACACGTTCGTCCGTCCCCTCGACGCCGAGGAGGACGAGGCCCTCTACCAGGACTTCTGCACCTGGGGCGAGCTGTTCGGCATGGACCGCGACGTGCTGCCGCCCACCGCGACCGAGTTCCGCGCGTGGTGGCCCGAGCAGCTGACCGGCGACGGCGTCCACCTGACCGAGGAGGCGCGCACCGTGGGCCTCAACATCATGCTGCGCATGCCCTCGCCGCGGGCGCTGCGCCCGGCGATGCGCACCGCCGGGTTCCTCGTCCAGGGCTCGCTGCCCCCGGTCGTCCGCGAGCACTACCGCCTGCGCTGGAGCCTGGCCGACGAGACCGCCTACCGGGCGACGGCGCGGGCGGCGCGCCTGGGCCGGCCGGTGACCCCCCGTCGCCTGAGGCGCGGATCGAGCGCCGAGGCCTACGCCCTGCTCAGGCGCAGCGAGCGCCAGGACCTCCGGAAGGGCCGCGCGTCCTTCCAGGGCATCGGCCGGTGA
- a CDS encoding TetR/AcrR family transcriptional regulator translates to MSDGHQRASARAYGGVSAAERVAQRRERLLDAALELYGTHGFLTTGVKDVCREAGVTDRYFYESFRDSAELFTAAFDRETAELLRIVAEAVGQADADPESQVRAAIGSFVRAMADDPRRARLVFVEAPTAGGDAERHVQATLRRFTQLVAATARPHVADQVPDRLVELGAVAVVGAIDRVLAEWQDGTVHASLDEVVEFLVALFHAVGATAGVDRRR, encoded by the coding sequence GTGAGCGACGGTCACCAGCGCGCGTCGGCCCGGGCCTACGGGGGCGTGAGCGCCGCCGAGCGCGTCGCCCAGCGGCGCGAGCGGCTGCTCGACGCGGCGCTGGAGCTCTACGGCACCCACGGCTTCCTGACGACCGGCGTCAAGGACGTCTGCCGCGAGGCGGGCGTGACCGACCGCTACTTCTACGAGTCCTTCCGCGACAGCGCCGAGCTGTTCACGGCGGCCTTCGACCGCGAGACGGCCGAGCTGCTGCGCATCGTCGCCGAGGCCGTCGGCCAGGCCGACGCGGACCCCGAGTCCCAGGTCCGCGCCGCGATCGGCTCGTTCGTGCGTGCCATGGCCGACGACCCGCGTCGCGCGCGGCTGGTCTTCGTCGAGGCACCGACCGCCGGTGGCGATGCCGAGCGCCACGTGCAGGCGACCCTGCGGCGGTTCACGCAGCTCGTCGCCGCCACCGCCCGTCCGCACGTCGCCGACCAGGTGCCCGACCGCCTGGTCGAGCTCGGCGCGGTGGCGGTCGTCGGGGCCATCGACCGCGTGCTGGCCGAGTGGCAGGACGGCACGGTGCACGCCTCCCTCGACGAGGTCGTCGAGTTCCTCGTGGCGCTCTTCCACGCCGTCGGCGCCACCGCCGGCGTGGATCGCCGCCGCTAG
- a CDS encoding MFS transporter yields MRRLLVLACAVVLVDTAFYAVVAPLLPELEDELGLTKTEAGILVGAYPAGTLVAALPSGLLVSRFGARRIVVLGLLLMAGSSVAFAVLREPLLLDLSRFVQGVGGACSWAGALAWVIGAAPPDRRGALIGTTLAAGIAGALLGPVLGALAGALGDEPVFFAVAAVGGVLALLAAREPTPAPAAARERARDLGVALRRHDVARGMWLVALPALGFGVMGTLVPLRLDDLGATQTAVAAAFLVAAVVEASVSPVVGRISDRRGRLVPVRIGLTVSTVLLVVVPLPGAALGVAALLVVATAGLGTFWAPSMAALSDAADTAGVSQGPAMALVNFAWAIGQTIGSAAGGGVADVTADVVPFAVVAALCALTLAVLRRIPTDEPTAAVRPL; encoded by the coding sequence GTGCGCCGTCTGCTCGTCCTCGCCTGTGCCGTGGTCCTCGTCGACACCGCGTTCTACGCGGTGGTCGCCCCGCTGCTGCCGGAGCTCGAGGACGAGCTGGGCCTGACGAAGACCGAGGCCGGGATCCTCGTCGGCGCCTACCCCGCCGGGACGCTCGTCGCGGCGCTGCCCAGCGGCCTGCTCGTCTCGCGCTTCGGCGCGCGGCGCATCGTCGTGCTCGGCCTGCTGCTCATGGCGGGCTCGTCGGTGGCGTTCGCCGTGCTGCGCGAGCCGCTGCTGCTCGACCTGTCGCGCTTCGTCCAGGGCGTCGGCGGCGCGTGCTCGTGGGCCGGCGCCCTCGCCTGGGTGATCGGCGCCGCGCCGCCCGACCGCCGCGGCGCGCTGATCGGGACGACGCTCGCGGCGGGCATCGCGGGCGCGCTGCTCGGCCCGGTGCTCGGGGCGCTCGCCGGCGCGCTGGGCGACGAGCCGGTCTTCTTCGCCGTCGCGGCGGTCGGCGGCGTCCTCGCGCTGCTGGCCGCGCGTGAGCCGACGCCCGCGCCGGCCGCGGCGCGGGAGCGGGCACGCGACCTCGGCGTCGCGCTGCGCCGCCACGACGTCGCCCGGGGCATGTGGCTCGTCGCGCTGCCGGCCCTCGGCTTCGGCGTCATGGGCACGCTCGTCCCGCTGCGCCTCGACGACCTGGGCGCGACGCAGACCGCGGTCGCCGCCGCCTTCCTCGTCGCGGCCGTCGTCGAGGCGTCGGTGAGCCCCGTCGTCGGCCGGATCTCCGACCGCCGCGGGCGCCTGGTCCCCGTGCGCATCGGCCTGACGGTCTCGACGGTCCTGCTCGTGGTCGTCCCGCTGCCGGGTGCGGCGCTCGGCGTCGCCGCGCTGCTCGTCGTCGCCACCGCCGGCCTCGGGACGTTCTGGGCGCCGTCGATGGCGGCGCTCAGCGACGCCGCCGACACCGCCGGCGTGAGCCAGGGACCGGCCATGGCGCTGGTGAACTTCGCCTGGGCGATCGGGCAGACGATCGGCTCGGCGGCCGGCGGCGGGGTCGCGGACGTCACGGCCGACGTCGTGCCCTTCGCGGTGGTCGCGGCGCTCTGCGCCCTGACGCTCGCGGTCCTGCGCCGGATCCCGACCGACGAGCCCACGGCCGCCGTGCGACCGCTCTAG
- a CDS encoding SAF domain-containing protein: MTRRRRAALLLGLALLLGTLAASDVGRREAALRKAVGPGVPVVVARGDLRAGDALTPSRLAVRRVPARYVPEGAFAAPAALAGTRAAGAITAGTDLVPALVDDGTRAGAPVAAGERVAELVARGAPELVKAGGRVDVLVTRERDGGAGETRLALEDVEVLTARPAPEDGREGGPRVAVALRTTLRQAVYLAAAESFAREIRLLPRAAGDDRRGAQGTAVDSALR; encoded by the coding sequence GTGACCCGCCGCCGGCGCGCGGCCCTCCTGCTCGGTCTCGCGCTCCTGCTCGGGACGCTGGCCGCGTCCGACGTCGGCCGTCGCGAGGCGGCGCTGCGCAAGGCGGTCGGACCGGGCGTGCCGGTCGTCGTGGCGCGCGGCGACCTGCGCGCCGGTGACGCGCTGACGCCGTCCCGGCTCGCGGTCCGCCGCGTGCCGGCCCGCTACGTGCCGGAGGGCGCCTTCGCCGCGCCGGCGGCGCTCGCCGGGACCCGGGCCGCGGGCGCGATCACGGCCGGGACGGACCTCGTCCCCGCGCTCGTCGACGACGGCACCCGCGCCGGGGCGCCGGTCGCCGCGGGCGAGCGCGTGGCCGAGCTCGTCGCCCGCGGCGCCCCGGAGCTCGTCAAGGCCGGGGGCCGCGTCGACGTCCTCGTCACGCGCGAGCGCGACGGCGGCGCGGGGGAGACCCGGCTCGCGCTCGAGGACGTCGAGGTCCTCACCGCCCGTCCGGCGCCGGAGGACGGCCGCGAGGGCGGCCCGCGCGTGGCCGTCGCGCTGCGCACGACGCTGCGCCAGGCCGTCTACCTGGCCGCGGCGGAGTCCTTCGCCCGGGAGATCCGGCTCCTGCCGCGGGCCGCCGGCGACGACCGGCGCGGCGCGCAGGGCACGGCGGTCGACTCGGCACTGCGATGA